The Salvia miltiorrhiza cultivar Shanhuang (shh) chromosome 1, IMPLAD_Smil_shh, whole genome shotgun sequence genome has a window encoding:
- the LOC131007719 gene encoding extensin-like, with protein MSQKGVCTPRGRPPPTHGARLPRRPPTHGARLCQFYEGACRRPPTYGAACPCARLHLGGRPPPSPARPARTTPSLKTLIHPQIPPIRHPTLSPPYLFRHHNSPTPGDRRFFSPATGAAPSPVLCAQPLTILPPPPLQPPPPNSSHRLPTPATSTTATTTSLHHRNSSNLHHRNHHLSPPPQPATPYLHHRIQPPPPLHSPPTTTATFSSHRDLHHLPPATTLLQPPNQPPPPSISITANHQRPPLTQGARLIHGRLLHTALAYLRPLFLAFACYHESPHPSSYCCFRR; from the coding sequence ATGAGCCAAAAAGGGGTCTGCACGCCCAGGGGTAGGCCGCCGCCTACCCACGGCGCCCGCCTACCGCGGCGCCCGCCTACACACGGCGCCCGCCTATGCCAGTTTTACGAAGGGGCatgtaggcggccgcctacctACGGCGCCGCCTGCCCCTGCGCCCGCCTCCACCTAGGCGGCCGCCCACCCCCCAGCCCGGCCCGCCCAGCCCGAACCACACCCTCCcttaaaaccctaattcacCCTCAAATTCCCCCCATCCGCCACCCAACCCTCTCTCCCCCTTACCTTTTCCGCCACCACAACTCTCCCACTCCCGGCGACCGGCGCTTCTTCTCACCGGCGACCGGCGCTGCCCCCTCCCCGGTGCTCTGTGCTCAGCCTCTCACCATccttccaccaccaccactccaGCCACCGCCTCCCAACTCCAGCCACCGCCTCCCAACTccagccacctccaccaccgcaACCACCACCTCTCTCCACCACCGCAACTCCAGCAACCTCCACCACCGCAACCACCACCTCTCTCCACCACCGCAACCAGCCACCCCCTATCTACACCACCGCATCCAGCCACCGCCACCACTTCACTCGCCGCCAACAACCACCGCAACCTTCTCCAGCCACCGCGACCTCCACCATCTACCTCCAGCCACCACCCTTCTCCAACCACCGAACCAGCCACCACCTCCGTCAATCTCCATTACCGCCAACCACCAACGGCCGCCGCTTACCCAAGGCGCCCGCCTTATCCACGGCCGCCTCCTACACACGGCGCTCGCCTACCTACGTCCCCTGTTCCTCGCCTTCGCCTGCTACCATGAGTCGCCGCACCCGTCGTCGTACTGTTGTTTTCGCCGATGA